From a single Corynebacterium kroppenstedtii DSM 44385 genomic region:
- the def gene encoding peptide deformylase, producing the protein MSLRRIRIFGDPVLTTPAEQVTDFDEPLGILVDDMMETMDHYRGAGLAANQVGVLRRVFVYNCGGRRGHIVNPVWKHEGDETQYGPEGCLSVPSIHANTRRWMNVSVTGQTVDGDPVSFSADGILARCIQHETDHLDGVMYMRRLEPEIRKETMAQIRTAEWFAHPELAYRDKDGVKN; encoded by the coding sequence ATGAGTCTTCGTCGTATCCGAATTTTTGGAGACCCCGTATTGACAACACCGGCAGAACAGGTCACCGACTTTGACGAGCCATTGGGGATCCTCGTCGACGACATGATGGAGACTATGGATCACTACCGTGGTGCTGGTCTTGCGGCGAATCAGGTAGGGGTTTTGCGGCGAGTCTTCGTCTATAACTGTGGGGGCAGACGCGGGCACATTGTTAACCCGGTGTGGAAACACGAGGGCGATGAAACCCAATATGGGCCGGAGGGCTGTCTTTCTGTTCCATCGATTCACGCCAATACTCGACGATGGATGAACGTTTCCGTCACCGGGCAAACTGTCGACGGGGACCCGGTGTCGTTTTCGGCCGACGGTATTCTGGCACGCTGCATCCAGCATGAAACCGATCACCTTGACGGGGTGATGTACATGCGCAGGCTGGAGCCAGAGATTCGTAAAGAGACGATGGCACAGATCCGTACTGCCGAATGGTTCGCACATCCTGAGCTGGCATACCGCGACAAAGATGGAGTGAAGAACTAA
- the rpoZ gene encoding DNA-directed RNA polymerase subunit omega, with protein sequence MTTPNLASVNDDNVFDPPVGITNPPIDELLGKVSSKYALVIFAAKRARQINDYFKSVDDSVFEFVGPLVTPEPGEKPLSIALREINDGLLDHTEG encoded by the coding sequence GTGACTACACCTAATTTGGCTTCTGTCAATGACGACAATGTATTTGACCCGCCGGTAGGTATTACCAACCCGCCGATTGACGAGCTACTGGGCAAGGTGTCGTCAAAGTACGCCCTTGTCATCTTTGCTGCTAAGCGAGCTCGCCAGATCAATGATTACTTCAAGAGCGTCGATGACTCGGTCTTTGAGTTCGTTGGCCCACTTGTCACCCCCGAGCCTGGTGAGAAGCCGCTCTCGATCGCTTTGCGTGAGATTAACGACGGCCTGCTCGACCACACTGAGGGCTAA
- the metK gene encoding methionine adenosyltransferase has product MTQRLFTSESVTEGHPDKICDAISDSILDAMLAVDPDSHVAVETVVTTGQVHVVGEVRCRGYVEIPSLVRQTLRNIGFLSSDMGFDGATCGVSVSIGEQSLEIGAGVDTALEARDGAEVEDDDRAGAGDQGLMFGYATNETPEYMPLPIALAHRLARRLTAVRKDDIVPHLRPDGKTQVTLAYNDDNNPIRIDTIVISTQHDPGVSRQWLEEQLRTNVITPVIKDAGVENLVDDELTVLINPSGSFVVGGPMGDAGLTGRKIIVDTYGGMARHGGGAFSGKDPSKVDRSAAYAMRWVAKNIVAAGLADRCEVQVAYAIGRANPVGLYVETFGTEKEPISAIQEAVQKVFDLRPAAIIRELDLKRPIYAQTAAYGHFGRTDLDLPWERLDRVDDLKAAISR; this is encoded by the coding sequence GTGACTCAACGACTATTCACCAGCGAGTCTGTCACCGAGGGACATCCAGATAAGATTTGCGACGCAATCTCCGATTCGATTTTGGACGCCATGCTCGCAGTGGATCCCGATAGCCACGTCGCTGTAGAAACCGTCGTGACGACAGGACAAGTACATGTCGTCGGTGAAGTTCGGTGCCGCGGATACGTAGAAATTCCCAGCCTGGTCCGGCAAACACTCCGGAACATCGGCTTTTTATCCTCCGATATGGGTTTCGACGGGGCAACGTGCGGTGTATCCGTCTCCATTGGTGAACAGTCGTTAGAGATCGGTGCAGGTGTCGATACCGCACTTGAGGCGCGCGACGGGGCAGAGGTTGAGGACGATGACCGTGCGGGCGCTGGCGACCAGGGCCTCATGTTCGGATACGCCACCAACGAGACCCCCGAATATATGCCGCTGCCGATCGCTCTTGCGCATCGCCTCGCGCGGCGTCTTACCGCGGTGCGCAAAGACGATATCGTTCCGCATCTTCGTCCGGACGGGAAAACGCAGGTCACGCTCGCGTACAACGATGACAATAACCCGATTCGCATTGACACCATCGTTATTTCCACGCAGCACGATCCGGGCGTTTCTCGGCAATGGCTGGAAGAACAGTTGCGCACAAATGTCATCACCCCAGTCATCAAGGACGCCGGAGTGGAGAACCTCGTCGACGATGAACTCACCGTGTTGATCAATCCATCCGGTTCCTTCGTCGTCGGTGGACCCATGGGCGACGCCGGCCTCACAGGGCGCAAGATCATCGTCGATACCTACGGCGGTATGGCCCGGCATGGTGGCGGAGCGTTCTCCGGTAAGGACCCGAGCAAGGTTGACCGCTCGGCTGCCTACGCGATGCGGTGGGTCGCGAAGAATATCGTTGCCGCTGGACTAGCGGATCGGTGCGAGGTGCAGGTCGCCTACGCTATTGGGCGCGCAAATCCGGTGGGCTTGTATGTTGAGACCTTCGGCACAGAAAAAGAGCCGATCTCAGCAATCCAGGAAGCCGTGCAGAAAGTTTTCGACCTCCGGCCAGCAGCGATTATCCGCGAACTGGATCTCAAGCGGCCGATCTATGCGCAAACCGCCGCATATGGTCACTTTGGTCGAACCGACCTGGACCTGCCGTGGGAGCGGTTGGATAGGGTGGATGACCTCAAAGCCGCTATTTCACGGTAA
- the pyrF gene encoding orotidine-5'-phosphate decarboxylase, whose product MCDPQPSTSSSAGDSASAGQEPSVPTHVSRGHASFGDRLAATALNRSRLCVGIDPHPGLLDQWGLPATVDGLESFTMRCVEAFGTTVALVKPQVAFFESYGSRGFAVLEKAIAALHEAGTLVLADAKRGDIGSTMAAYADAWLGETSPLRCDAVTVSPYTGFGALEPVLDLAERQGQGVYVLAATSNPEAETLQSARIKRSRGPQRRDERRRNDSHNADHGDSVAQHIVDECATRNQLYRRKTGSRFGNIGVVVGATLGLPTQGSDAVRKAPDLSALNGPVLLPGVGAQGASADDVRRLTTHVEPLAFPNISRAILKHGPDIGSLQKAVEANAQDYPGMVLE is encoded by the coding sequence CATGCGTCATTTGGTGATCGCCTTGCCGCAACCGCTCTGAATCGTTCGCGGTTATGTGTCGGCATCGATCCCCATCCGGGTCTCCTTGACCAGTGGGGGCTTCCCGCCACAGTTGATGGGCTCGAGAGCTTCACCATGCGATGCGTCGAGGCCTTCGGCACGACAGTCGCTTTGGTTAAGCCGCAAGTAGCCTTCTTCGAATCGTACGGTTCGCGAGGTTTCGCAGTCTTGGAGAAGGCCATCGCTGCTCTCCACGAGGCGGGGACACTTGTTCTTGCCGACGCAAAACGCGGCGATATTGGTTCGACGATGGCGGCCTACGCCGATGCCTGGCTTGGGGAGACCTCGCCGCTGCGATGCGACGCCGTGACCGTCAGCCCCTACACCGGTTTTGGCGCACTCGAGCCTGTGCTGGACCTTGCAGAGCGTCAAGGACAGGGTGTGTACGTCTTGGCGGCAACGTCGAATCCAGAGGCTGAGACCTTGCAATCGGCGCGGATTAAGCGCTCTCGTGGCCCACAGCGCCGGGACGAGCGTCGTCGGAACGATTCGCATAATGCCGACCACGGCGACAGCGTCGCCCAACACATCGTCGACGAATGTGCTACGCGTAATCAGCTGTACCGTCGGAAAACCGGTAGCCGATTCGGAAACATCGGTGTCGTAGTGGGGGCTACCTTAGGGCTACCCACACAGGGATCAGACGCAGTGCGCAAGGCTCCGGATCTGTCTGCCCTCAACGGCCCTGTCCTTCTTCCTGGGGTAGGGGCTCAAGGGGCGAGTGCGGATGATGTCCGCCGCCTCACGACACACGTCGAACCCCTAGCTTTCCCCAATATATCGAGGGCAATATTGAAACATGGCCCAGATATAGGTAGCTTGCAGAAGGCTGTAGAGGCGAATGCCCAGGACTACCCCGGTATGGTGTTAGAATGA
- a CDS encoding RsmB/NOP family class I SAM-dependent RNA methyltransferase, translated as MSGGFRSRSESARHLKSDAKGTKQTPSNRGASHSDRKAQQQRRNRQRNDNNKRHQRQQGSSGGNKPNRKPAREHHRDLPRYVAWQALFRVDTENAFGNIILPSLMKEYGLSGRDAAFTTELGYGSLRAQGLVDAVIGECSSRPLEAIDPAVIAVLRLGTYQLLRMRVGNHAAVNTSVDLCQEVDKPKAKGFVNAVLHSVAQRTESEWIDHLTKNADPFERMALATAHPEWIVKVFRDSLGDYAISELSDALIADDARPRVHLVARPGEITAEELALVTGGEQTSYSPYGVVLEEGDPGAIPAVREGMAAVQDEGSQLIARAAAEAPLEGDETGQWLDLCAGPGGKTALMACLARIDGAHVDAVEPVPHRARLVEKTTTGLPVTVHTVDGRQSGLEAHYDRTLVDAPCTGLGALRRRPEARWRKSPDDVPELVTLQRELLAAGAELTRPGGIVVYSTCSPHLEETVKIVDWAEKNCPLQPLDTVDYMCGMQHCRAGENAVQMWPHRHGTDAMFVQIFRRSATPER; from the coding sequence ATGAGTGGAGGATTTCGTTCGCGCAGTGAATCAGCGCGTCACCTCAAGTCTGATGCCAAGGGAACGAAGCAGACACCGTCGAATAGGGGAGCGTCGCACTCGGATAGGAAAGCGCAACAGCAACGGCGAAACCGCCAGCGCAACGACAATAACAAGCGCCACCAGCGTCAACAGGGTTCATCGGGTGGGAATAAACCGAATAGAAAACCTGCACGTGAGCATCATCGGGATCTACCACGTTATGTGGCGTGGCAAGCGCTCTTCCGGGTAGACACCGAAAACGCTTTCGGCAACATTATTCTTCCGTCGCTCATGAAGGAATACGGCCTGTCGGGCCGGGATGCGGCATTCACCACCGAGTTGGGTTACGGGTCACTGCGAGCCCAAGGACTTGTGGATGCAGTGATCGGTGAGTGTTCGAGCCGCCCCCTTGAGGCCATTGATCCCGCCGTCATTGCCGTGCTCCGCCTGGGCACGTATCAGCTGTTACGTATGCGCGTCGGCAATCACGCTGCAGTCAATACGTCGGTGGATTTGTGCCAAGAGGTCGATAAACCGAAAGCTAAGGGATTCGTTAACGCTGTTCTGCATTCCGTCGCACAGCGGACCGAATCAGAGTGGATAGATCACCTCACTAAGAATGCTGACCCGTTTGAACGCATGGCGCTGGCGACAGCCCACCCCGAGTGGATCGTCAAAGTATTCCGCGATTCGCTGGGTGACTACGCCATTTCCGAATTATCAGACGCGTTAATTGCCGACGATGCACGGCCGCGCGTGCACCTCGTCGCCCGCCCCGGCGAGATCACTGCGGAAGAGTTGGCCCTCGTCACAGGTGGTGAGCAGACGTCATATTCGCCCTATGGCGTGGTTCTCGAGGAGGGCGATCCCGGCGCCATCCCCGCTGTTCGTGAGGGCATGGCTGCGGTGCAGGATGAAGGATCCCAGCTGATCGCCCGTGCTGCCGCAGAAGCGCCTCTTGAAGGAGATGAGACGGGTCAGTGGCTTGATCTTTGCGCAGGTCCGGGCGGAAAAACTGCATTGATGGCGTGCCTTGCGCGCATTGATGGTGCCCACGTTGATGCGGTCGAACCTGTTCCTCACCGGGCGCGGTTGGTCGAAAAAACAACCACCGGTCTTCCGGTGACAGTCCATACGGTCGATGGGCGACAGTCGGGCCTCGAGGCGCATTATGATCGCACGCTGGTTGATGCCCCATGTACAGGACTCGGAGCGCTCCGACGTCGGCCCGAAGCGCGCTGGCGAAAGTCCCCGGATGACGTCCCCGAGCTCGTTACGCTGCAACGAGAGCTGCTTGCTGCGGGAGCTGAACTTACGCGCCCCGGTGGAATAGTGGTGTACTCAACGTGCTCGCCCCACCTCGAAGAGACCGTCAAGATTGTCGACTGGGCAGAAAAGAACTGTCCACTTCAGCCTTTAGATACGGTCGACTACATGTGTGGAATGCAACACTGCCGCGCCGGCGAGAATGCCGTCCAAATGTGGCCACACCGCCACGGAACGGACGCGATGTTCGTTCAAATTTTCCGCCGGAGCGCGACGCCAGAGCGGTAA
- a CDS encoding primosomal protein N' produces the protein MSISPHTPAPERPVARVLPLLKVAHLDREFDYLVDATVDEDVKPGVMVRVHFSGRLTDALVLSREDESDHAGHLSWIDRVISHEVVAPETFRTLVYTLAQRYGGLRSDIIRSAIPPRHAAAEKAALDAIEHGDDPWASAAEAEDDGDAKKDGAENDADDNNAAVAAAWTRYRFGTSFVNAVLRGEAPRAVWQIAPGDKWPMHIAQLAAQTARGGGGVLIIVPDQRTINRLSHALKEVLSSRQWTQLTASLGRHARYRRFIDILHGVNRVVVGTRGAAFVPVKNLSLIVILDDGDDNLVDPRAPYVHAREVLTLRASIEKAAMIVGGVGRTAEAQLLVESGWAHNLVSSREAIRATMPRIRAIGDTDFELAKDPAAKRARIPHVAFEAIRSSHRRGRSALIHVPRKGYVPTLACQRCGEPARCRYCNGPLGLPGQTAQGTATSPASEQASDAGYPTCRWCGRPDPSFRCDNCGSTRIRAVVVGADRTAEELGRSFPGIPVVVSTGDNIVASIPGEPSLVIATPGSAPIAEDKKFGAAVILDTWSELKREDVRAHEEAFTSWLDVASLVESHNDGGEVVVVADAQTPVVQSLIRWDPVGAAAVELEHRREAGFSPAVHMAAIDGTEHDISQFRRLIDVPPDFQFLGPVPLPPGIDPPANTPAQDCLRLLIRANTSHGPLALGSALRAARIKAAVNKVDLAIRVIVDPIHIG, from the coding sequence GTGTCTATTTCGCCCCATACCCCTGCACCCGAGCGTCCCGTGGCTCGGGTGCTTCCGCTTCTCAAGGTGGCGCACCTCGACCGCGAATTCGACTACCTTGTTGATGCAACCGTGGATGAGGACGTCAAACCTGGGGTCATGGTGCGAGTCCACTTTTCAGGCCGGCTCACCGACGCGCTGGTGTTATCGCGGGAGGATGAGTCCGACCACGCCGGGCATCTCTCGTGGATCGATAGGGTTATTAGCCACGAGGTCGTCGCGCCGGAAACATTTCGGACCTTGGTTTATACGTTGGCACAGCGATACGGTGGATTGCGGTCGGATATTATTCGGTCTGCCATTCCTCCCCGTCATGCCGCTGCAGAGAAAGCAGCTCTCGACGCCATTGAGCACGGGGATGATCCATGGGCGTCTGCTGCTGAGGCCGAAGACGACGGTGACGCCAAAAAAGATGGCGCTGAGAATGATGCTGACGACAACAACGCGGCTGTCGCCGCAGCCTGGACACGCTACCGGTTCGGCACATCGTTTGTGAATGCCGTGCTGCGCGGGGAGGCTCCCCGAGCAGTGTGGCAGATCGCGCCGGGGGACAAGTGGCCCATGCACATTGCGCAACTAGCTGCACAGACCGCTCGTGGCGGCGGCGGAGTTCTCATCATCGTTCCTGATCAGCGGACTATTAATCGTTTATCGCATGCCCTCAAAGAGGTGCTCAGCTCCCGCCAGTGGACGCAATTGACCGCTAGCTTGGGTCGTCACGCCCGATACCGTCGATTCATCGATATCCTTCATGGGGTCAATCGGGTAGTCGTCGGCACACGAGGAGCAGCGTTTGTTCCCGTCAAGAATCTCTCCCTCATCGTCATTCTCGACGACGGCGACGACAATCTCGTCGATCCACGAGCTCCCTATGTCCACGCGCGTGAAGTATTAACGCTACGGGCGAGCATTGAAAAAGCAGCGATGATAGTGGGAGGCGTCGGGAGAACCGCGGAAGCCCAACTCCTCGTCGAATCCGGGTGGGCGCATAATTTGGTGTCCTCACGGGAGGCTATTCGTGCCACCATGCCCCGTATTCGCGCCATCGGCGACACCGACTTTGAACTGGCAAAAGATCCCGCAGCCAAACGAGCCCGAATTCCGCATGTTGCCTTTGAAGCGATACGGTCCAGCCATCGTCGCGGACGTTCCGCGCTCATCCATGTTCCTCGAAAAGGGTATGTTCCGACGCTGGCGTGCCAACGCTGCGGCGAGCCAGCGCGGTGCCGGTACTGTAACGGGCCACTAGGTCTGCCAGGCCAGACAGCACAAGGAACTGCTACGTCTCCTGCTAGTGAGCAAGCATCTGATGCGGGTTACCCAACCTGTCGCTGGTGCGGGCGGCCTGATCCGTCTTTTCGTTGTGACAATTGCGGTTCGACGAGGATCCGCGCGGTGGTCGTCGGGGCGGATCGTACCGCTGAAGAATTGGGGCGCTCATTCCCCGGTATCCCCGTCGTCGTCAGTACGGGGGACAACATCGTCGCATCTATTCCGGGCGAACCGAGCCTCGTGATTGCTACGCCGGGCTCTGCTCCTATCGCCGAGGACAAGAAATTCGGGGCCGCCGTCATTTTGGACACGTGGTCGGAGTTGAAGCGTGAAGATGTTCGTGCCCATGAGGAAGCGTTCACATCCTGGCTCGATGTCGCGTCCTTGGTCGAGTCGCATAACGACGGGGGAGAAGTCGTTGTGGTTGCTGATGCGCAGACGCCGGTGGTCCAGTCATTGATCCGGTGGGATCCCGTCGGTGCTGCCGCTGTCGAGCTGGAACACCGTCGGGAAGCTGGGTTTTCGCCCGCCGTACATATGGCGGCCATTGATGGAACAGAGCACGATATTTCGCAATTCAGGCGTCTTATCGATGTCCCCCCGGATTTTCAGTTTCTCGGGCCGGTTCCGTTGCCACCGGGAATAGATCCTCCCGCTAACACACCAGCCCAAGACTGTCTTCGGCTGCTCATCCGAGCGAATACGAGTCATGGACCACTCGCCTTGGGTTCAGCGCTGCGTGCTGCACGAATCAAAGCCGCCGTGAATAAGGTGGACTTAGCCATTCGGGTGATCGTGGACCCCATTCACATCGGCTAA
- the coaBC gene encoding bifunctional phosphopantothenoylcysteine decarboxylase/phosphopantothenate--cysteine ligase CoaBC translates to MEEAVKIVLGVSGGIAAFKSCHVVRLLKEQGHDVQVIPTATSLEFIGRATWEALSGNSVSTSVFDGVPEVRHVSIGHTAELFIVAPATADVIARLAHGRADDLLTASALMARCPVVVFPTMHTEMWTHPATQANVATLRQRGVTIVDPAHGRLTGPDSGPGRFAEPEQVVNLALSVARRQSQFPRDLEGRRVLITAGGTHENLDPVRFVGNRSSGKQGFALAEVAAARGAEVTVIAGATHELPTPLGSEVVRVESARDMYREVEKRDEDADIVVCAAAVADYRPAEEKGWKMKKSASAESTSLTTLSMVENPDILKSVVSRRQERTTGDDHAGPDKSSTPNSATPTIIVGFAAETGDPNHTPLEHAQLKLKDKGCELLVCNDVGQGKVFGRNTNRGWVLSRDGEVTDIPSTSKFGLADSMWDAVANYEDRVR, encoded by the coding sequence ATTGAGGAAGCAGTGAAGATCGTTCTCGGTGTTTCAGGTGGAATTGCCGCGTTTAAATCCTGTCACGTCGTCCGACTACTTAAAGAGCAAGGCCACGACGTTCAGGTTATTCCGACAGCAACTTCGCTGGAGTTTATCGGGCGTGCAACGTGGGAGGCACTCTCTGGGAATTCTGTCTCGACATCTGTTTTCGACGGCGTTCCCGAGGTCCGGCACGTCAGTATTGGGCACACCGCGGAGTTATTCATTGTTGCTCCGGCAACGGCTGATGTGATCGCTCGCTTAGCTCATGGCCGGGCCGACGACCTCCTCACAGCCTCGGCATTAATGGCGAGGTGCCCCGTCGTTGTTTTCCCCACGATGCACACCGAGATGTGGACTCATCCGGCGACGCAGGCCAACGTCGCCACCCTTCGCCAGAGGGGCGTCACCATTGTCGATCCTGCCCATGGGCGTTTAACCGGACCCGATTCTGGGCCGGGCCGCTTTGCTGAGCCTGAGCAGGTGGTCAACTTGGCGTTGTCCGTAGCCCGGCGGCAAAGTCAGTTTCCTCGCGATTTAGAAGGACGTCGGGTACTCATCACCGCTGGAGGGACGCACGAGAATTTAGACCCCGTGCGCTTCGTCGGCAATCGGTCGTCGGGGAAACAGGGGTTTGCTCTTGCGGAGGTTGCCGCAGCTCGTGGTGCCGAGGTGACTGTGATAGCAGGGGCTACGCACGAGCTTCCCACTCCGCTTGGTTCTGAGGTTGTTCGCGTGGAATCGGCCCGCGATATGTACCGGGAAGTCGAGAAGCGCGACGAGGACGCGGATATTGTCGTGTGCGCTGCAGCTGTTGCGGATTACCGCCCAGCCGAAGAAAAGGGGTGGAAGATGAAGAAATCCGCGAGCGCGGAGTCGACTTCACTCACGACGTTGTCGATGGTGGAGAACCCGGACATTCTCAAGAGCGTTGTATCTCGTCGGCAAGAGAGGACCACCGGAGACGACCACGCTGGGCCGGACAAAAGCTCGACTCCGAACAGCGCTACACCGACTATCATTGTTGGCTTCGCTGCAGAGACGGGGGACCCGAACCACACCCCGTTAGAGCACGCTCAGTTAAAGCTGAAGGATAAAGGCTGTGAATTATTGGTCTGCAATGACGTCGGCCAGGGGAAAGTGTTCGGGCGTAATACGAACCGAGGCTGGGTCTTGTCGCGAGACGGAGAGGTCACCGATATCCCGTCGACATCGAAGTTTGGCTTAGCGGATTCAATGTGGGATGCGGTTGCGAACTATGAGGACCGAGTGCGCTAA
- the fmt gene encoding methionyl-tRNA formyltransferase encodes MRVVFAGTPTPAATALQALLDSHHDVVAVLTRPDAPRGRGRRLYPSPVAELAEAHDIPAIKTSTLKDESVIDSLAEYKPDCIPVVAYGALVPPNVLTLPRWGWVNLHFSLLPRWRGAAPVQRAIEAGDKETGVTVFRIEEGLDTGDIFASAPADIRDDDTAGSLMERLTDQGAQVLVDTLDAIENGSATPTPQSDDGATYAKKISTEDTRIDWNKPASAVDQAIRAVTPDPGAWTLLEDDRIRIGAVRPITDPRDPIEKSLSLAPGEIAWKKNRAWVGTADYPVQLGSVQAPGKKMMEAGAWVRGAHLANGLDNDKSAHNKSAQNNPAERDESYNDTPHEGTRFQ; translated from the coding sequence ATGCGCGTTGTTTTTGCAGGAACCCCGACGCCAGCAGCGACTGCTTTACAAGCACTGCTTGATTCACATCACGACGTCGTTGCCGTCTTAACGCGTCCCGATGCTCCTCGTGGGCGTGGCCGTCGGCTCTATCCGAGTCCTGTTGCTGAGCTCGCCGAAGCGCACGATATCCCTGCCATTAAGACTTCCACGTTAAAGGACGAGTCGGTTATTGATTCCCTCGCGGAATACAAGCCGGACTGCATACCCGTCGTCGCTTATGGTGCTTTAGTGCCCCCAAACGTACTTACGCTACCGAGGTGGGGATGGGTCAATCTGCACTTTTCGTTGTTACCTCGTTGGCGAGGTGCGGCTCCTGTGCAGCGCGCCATTGAAGCGGGGGACAAGGAAACGGGTGTGACTGTCTTCCGCATTGAGGAAGGGTTGGACACGGGCGACATATTTGCGTCGGCACCCGCCGACATCCGTGACGATGACACAGCCGGTTCACTCATGGAACGGCTGACCGATCAGGGTGCCCAGGTTCTCGTCGACACCCTGGACGCTATTGAGAATGGATCGGCAACACCGACACCGCAAAGTGACGATGGCGCGACCTATGCCAAGAAAATCTCGACGGAAGATACGCGTATCGACTGGAACAAGCCCGCATCGGCGGTCGACCAGGCAATCCGTGCGGTCACGCCTGATCCCGGAGCATGGACACTACTTGAGGATGACCGAATCCGCATCGGAGCCGTACGACCTATTACCGATCCGCGGGACCCTATCGAAAAGTCGCTGTCTTTAGCGCCCGGAGAGATTGCGTGGAAAAAGAACCGCGCGTGGGTGGGAACCGCGGATTATCCTGTGCAGCTCGGCTCTGTCCAGGCGCCAGGTAAGAAGATGATGGAGGCCGGAGCGTGGGTGAGGGGCGCGCATCTTGCCAATGGCCTCGACAACGATAAATCGGCACACAATAAGTCGGCTCAGAATAATCCAGCAGAACGAGATGAATCGTACAACGACACACCGCATGAAGGGACGCGTTTTCAATGA
- the mihF gene encoding integration host factor, actinobacterial type yields the protein MALPQLTPEQRAAALEKAAQARKARAELKEKLKKGETDLQAVLKKADEDEILGKMKVSALLEALPKVGKVKAQEIMKELEIAPTRRLRGLGERQRRALLERFGFDPEK from the coding sequence GTGGCCCTTCCCCAGTTAACGCCCGAACAGCGTGCTGCTGCACTCGAGAAAGCTGCTCAAGCTCGCAAGGCACGTGCCGAGCTCAAAGAAAAGCTCAAGAAAGGTGAGACCGACCTTCAGGCAGTGTTGAAGAAGGCCGACGAGGATGAAATCCTGGGCAAGATGAAGGTCTCGGCTTTGCTCGAGGCGTTGCCGAAGGTGGGTAAGGTTAAGGCTCAGGAAATCATGAAAGAGCTGGAAATCGCCCCGACACGTCGTTTGCGTGGCCTAGGTGAGCGTCAGCGTCGTGCTCTGCTTGAGCGCTTTGGCTTCGACCCGGAGAAATAA
- the gmk gene encoding guanylate kinase, with product MTTNRGNLVVLAGPSAVGKSTVVHRLRETVPDLYFSVSMTTRAPRPGEENGVDYLYVSDDEFTRHVEAGDMLEWAEIHGGLQRSGTPAGPVRDALDSNRPVLIEVDLEGARNVKKALPEAHTVFLMPPSWEVLVERLTGRGTEPPDVIERRLETAHRELAAKDEFDHIVVNDSVDNAVRAIAALLTAERTS from the coding sequence TTGACAACAAATCGTGGCAATCTTGTGGTTCTCGCGGGACCCAGCGCAGTAGGAAAGTCCACAGTGGTTCATCGTCTGCGTGAAACGGTGCCCGATTTGTATTTCAGCGTGTCTATGACGACACGGGCCCCCCGCCCCGGCGAGGAAAATGGCGTGGATTATTTGTACGTCTCCGACGACGAATTCACTCGCCATGTTGAAGCCGGGGATATGTTGGAGTGGGCTGAAATCCATGGTGGTCTTCAGCGTTCTGGCACACCGGCTGGCCCCGTTCGTGACGCTCTTGACAGTAACCGTCCAGTCCTCATCGAGGTAGACCTAGAGGGTGCTCGGAATGTGAAGAAAGCTCTTCCGGAGGCTCACACCGTTTTCCTCATGCCACCTTCGTGGGAGGTTCTCGTCGAGCGTTTGACAGGTCGGGGCACTGAACCGCCGGATGTTATTGAACGTCGCCTCGAGACTGCCCATAGAGAGCTGGCCGCCAAGGATGAGTTCGACCACATCGTGGTTAATGACTCCGTGGACAACGCTGTTCGCGCTATTGCCGCACTACTCACGGCCGAAAGGACATCGTGA